A portion of the Bombus pascuorum chromosome 8, iyBomPasc1.1, whole genome shotgun sequence genome contains these proteins:
- the LOC132909672 gene encoding guanosine-3',5'-bis(diphosphate) 3'-pyrophosphohydrolase MESH1, with translation MENDISVSCVNHDPLTVVGSCKLCSRELTNAELLSIVIKCANFAAIKHKDQRRKDENETPYINHPIGVANILVQEGNIHDPVVIIAALLHDTVEDTDTTFEEIETQFGTEVCNIVKELTDDKSLPKVERKRLQIENAPKCSHKAKLIKLADKLYNLRDLQKAIPVGWSKDRVKEYFKWAKAVVDGCRRTNFNLERELDLIFAKKVSQDTESCTCKRPLIS, from the exons ATGGAGAATGATATTTCTGTATCATGTGTCAATCACGATCCATTGACTGTAGTCGGATCTTGCAAATTATGTTCCAGAGAATTAACTAATGCAGAATTGTTATCAATAGTAATCAAATGTGCCAATTTTGCAGCAATAAAACACAAGGATCAGAGGAGAAAGGATGAAAACGAAACACCATATATAAATCACCCAATag gaGTAGCAAATATTTTGGTACAAGAAGGCAATATTCATGATCCTGTTGTAATTATAGCAGCTCTTTTACATGATACTGTAGAAGATACTGATACTACATTTGAAGAGATAGAAACTCAATTTGGTACAGAGGTTTGTAACATTGTTAAGGAACTAACCGATGATAAAAGcttaccaaaagtagaacgtAAAAGATTACAAATAGAGAATGCCCCTAAATGCAGTCACAAAGCTAAATTGATAAAGCTAGCagataaattgtataatttaagaGATCTTCAAAAAGCTATACCAGTTGGTTGGTCAAAAGATAGAGTAAAAGAATACTTTAAG tGGGCCAAAGCTGTGGTTGATGGATGTCGTAGAACTAATTTTAATCTAGAAAGAGAGCTAGATCTTATATTTGCAAAGAAGGTATCCCAAGATACAGAAAGTTGTACATGTAAAAGGCCATTAATATCATAA
- the LOC132909674 gene encoding zinc finger protein 830: MSLKRKLTQDDLRKAMSEHKKKIGAVKKIESPLAKYTDAGQLMCILCKTIVRSEAVWPVHLNSKTHKENIILAKKTKLETNPTKVQTFKRPTSPSQESSTNKKIKGILKNSTQSAQVLSSLPSDFFDNPKQVNCTIPSNTPIITQQSENDTEPVHEKDLKNVEVEEEKEKERGKDTNQPPLPEGFFDDPVLDAKVRNVEYKNPIEEEWEKFQKEIKEEAAQSAQIIADDQEEATTERQLDEIEEQIRHWSRVMDLVKRKEQVQATDRKQKNTDEDVSSEDETDFDEFLDWRAKNSYK; encoded by the exons atgtCACTCAAAAGGAAATTAACACAAGATGATTTACGTAAAGCTATGAGTGAacacaaaaagaaaataggagctgttaaaaaaattgaatcgcCGCTGGCAAA ATATACAGATGCAGGACAACTTATGTGTATTTTATGCAAGACCATTGTACGCAGCGAGGCAGTTTGGCCAGTACATTTAAACTCAAAGACTCATAAGGAAAATATCATATTAGCAAAGAAAACAAAACTAGAAACAAATCCTACAAAAGTTCAAACGTTTAAGAGGCCTACGTCTCCTTCACAAGAATCATCgacaaataagaaaataaaaggtatattaaaaaattctacacaGTCAGCACAAGTTCTGTCAAGTTTACCATCAGATTTCTTTGATAATCCTAAACAAGTCAATTGCACTATACCATCAAATACTCCTATAATAACACAACAATCTGAGAATGATACAGAACCTGTACATgaaaaagatttgaaaaatgtagaagtagaggaggaaaaagaaaaagagagaggcaAAGATACAAATCAACCACCTCTTCCAGAAGGATTTTTTGATGATCCAGTTTTAGATGCTAAA GTGCGTAacgtagaatataaaaatcctaTAGAAGAGGAATGGGAGAAGTtccagaaagaaattaaagaggAAGCGGCACAGTCTGCGCAAATTATTGCAGATGACCAAGAAGAAGCAACAACAGAAAGACAATTAGATGAAATAGAGGAACAAATAAGACATTGGTCTAG GGTAATGGATCTTGTGAAACGTAAGGAACAGGTGCAGGCTACTgacagaaaacaaaaaaatacagaTGAAGATGTATCTAGCGAAGACGAAaccgatttcgatgaattCCTCGATTGGAGGGCcaaaaattcttataaatga
- the LOC132909669 gene encoding probable phosphoserine aminotransferase yields MSNHTNILENKVINFGAGPGKLPEQVLIQVQQELLAYGNTQISILELSHRSAEFKSVIENAQATLREILHVPDNYKILFMQGGGTGIFAAVPLNMMTTDTADYLVTGTWSAKAAKEAAKYGKVNLVLPQTTKYTEVPDPSTWNLNPNASYVYYCANETIHGIEFNYIPETNGVPLVVDMSSNILTRPFDVSKFAVIFAGAQKNIGPAGVTLVIVRDDVLGHASKFCPIMFDFTVLAADNSIHNTPPVFQIYVVGLVFKWIKEHGSVEGMEKLAIAKSQKIYDMINKSNGFYSCPVKSDVRSRMNVPFRIGKNDEQLEKEFLSGASARGMLQLKGHRSVGGIRASMYNAVTVEEVEALAKYMMWFYDKYNKN; encoded by the exons ATGAGTAATCATACCAATATTTTAGAGAACAAAGTGATCAATTTTGGTGCCGGACCAGGCAAACTGCCGGAACAG GTATTAATACAAGTACAACAAGAATTGCTCGCCTATGGTAATACTCAAATTAGTATTTTGGAATTGAGTCACAGATCAGCTGAGTTCAAAAGCGTTATTGAAAATGCACAAGCAACGTTGCGAGAAATACT ACATGTAcctgataattataaaattttgtttatgcAAGGAGGTGGAACAGGAATATTTGCCGCTGTTCCTTTAAATATGATGACAACTGATACCGCAGACTACTTAGTAACTG GCACGTGGTCGGCCAAAGCAGCGAAAGAAGCGGCCAAGTATGGCAAAGTAAATTTGGTCTTGCCACAAACTACGAAATACACGGAAGTTCCTGACCCATCTACTTGGAATCTGAATCCCAATGCGTCTTATGTTTACTATTGTGCAAATGAAACAATTCACG GAATCGAGTTTAATTATATCCCTGAAACGAACGGAGTACCACTGGTCGTTGATATGTCATCGAATATACTTACAAGACCTTTCGACGTTTCGAAA tttgCTGTAATATTTGCTGGTGCGCAGAAAAATATCGGTCCGGCTGGTGTGACTCTCGTGATAGTGAGAGATGATGTTCTCGGTCATGCCTCGAAGTTCTGTCCAATAATGTTCGATTTCACTGTTTTGGCAGCTGATAATTCTATACACAATACACCACCGGTATTTCA aATATACGTAGTTGGGCTAGTTTTCAAATGGATCAAAGAACACGGTAGTGTTGAGGGGATGGAGAAACTGGCAATTGCAAAGAGTCAAAAGATATACGACATGATCAACAAATCAAATGGTTTCTATTCATGTCCAGTTAAATCCGATGTAAGGAGTAGAATGAATGTGCCATTTAGGATAGGCAAAAACGATGAACAATTAGAAAAAGAGTTTCTATCCGGTGCGAGTGCACGCGGAATGCTTCAATTGAAAGGTCACAG atCAGTAGGTGGAATTCGAGCGTCTATGTATAACGCTGTTACCGTGGAGGAAGTAGAAGCATTGGCAAAATATATGATGTGGTTCTatgacaaatataataaaaattag